In a single window of the Chloroflexota bacterium genome:
- a CDS encoding 4-hydroxy-3-methylbut-2-enyl diphosphate reductase, whose amino-acid sequence MDVLRITPRGFCHGVVDAIRLAQEAGQTHEGPVYMLGYLVHNAHVVQELAQYNVKLIDLDDRFAGLEKIESGTVILTAHGVSPAVKSRAMDRGLTVIDATCSDVYVTHDLIIDLVDKGYQIIYVGKPGHPEPEGAIGEAPDHVHLVSSTDDVAKLDLGAEHIAVTTQTTLSVWDTEDIISSILDKYPDAEVHNDICLATQDRQEAAVAAADECDLVLVVGSERSSNSRRLVEVVRDIKGKPAYLVDTVAEIDLQWFVDTKRVGITAGASTPARVTREVIEFVEAYEPAISAPNGGTEQD is encoded by the coding sequence ATGGACGTCCTGCGAATAACGCCGCGGGGATTCTGCCATGGCGTCGTGGACGCCATCCGCCTGGCGCAAGAGGCCGGTCAAACGCACGAAGGCCCCGTGTACATGCTGGGCTATCTGGTGCACAACGCCCACGTGGTGCAGGAGCTGGCCCAGTACAACGTGAAGCTCATCGATCTTGACGATCGGTTTGCGGGGCTGGAGAAGATCGAAAGCGGCACCGTGATCCTCACGGCGCACGGCGTATCGCCGGCGGTGAAATCCCGGGCGATGGACCGCGGGTTGACGGTGATCGACGCCACCTGCTCCGACGTCTATGTGACGCACGACCTGATCATCGACCTGGTCGACAAGGGCTACCAGATCATCTACGTGGGCAAGCCGGGCCACCCCGAGCCGGAAGGCGCAATCGGCGAAGCGCCCGACCATGTGCATCTGGTCTCGTCGACGGACGACGTGGCCAAGCTCGATCTCGGTGCGGAGCACATCGCCGTGACGACGCAAACCACGCTGAGCGTGTGGGACACCGAGGACATCATCTCCAGCATTTTGGACAAATACCCCGACGCCGAGGTGCACAACGACATTTGCCTGGCTACCCAGGATCGCCAGGAAGCGGCCGTTGCCGCGGCCGACGAATGCGATCTGGTGCTGGTCGTGGGAAGCGAGCGCAGCTCCAACTCACGGCGCCTGGTCGAGGTGGTGCGTGACATCAAGGGCAAGCCGGCGTATCTGGTGGACACCGTCGCGGAGATCGATCTGCAGTGGTTCGTGGATACGAAGCGCGTGGGGATTACCGCCGGAGCTTCAACGCCGGCGCGGGTGACCCGCGAGGTGATCGAGTTCGTGGAGGCCTACGAGCCGGCGATCTCGGCCCCCAACGGGGGAACCGAGCAGGACTAG
- a CDS encoding Ldh family oxidoreductase: MAYDSEAFRIPRIGHIMSPDEYVRIPEADLRRFDLALLRSVGLSADDAGILADNLIAADMRGVRTHGHVMLPKYCKEIRRGSTNVTAQPRIVSETPATVHVDGDRAPGAVAGHFTMQAVIRKAGASGAATGFTRGSNHFGAAAHFAMMALPHRMIGFAATNAGPTMFPFGGRKRMVGNNPIAFAIPAARERPIVLDMAMSVSANSRVAIAERLGQTVPEGWILDRHGQPSRDPADLAEGSGVSIGGPKGIGLAQVVDLLAGVLAGASFGPKVGRPQPDGSQGDTGHWFHAIDVAAFMPPDAFTALVDQQIALFHDCARVEGTSRIYVPGEIEWERFDESRELGVPLLPFVVDDLNAEAGQTGSSERL, translated from the coding sequence TTGGCGTACGATTCTGAGGCATTCCGCATTCCCCGAATCGGCCACATCATGTCGCCCGATGAATATGTCCGCATCCCCGAAGCGGACCTCCGCCGCTTCGATCTCGCGCTTCTGCGAAGTGTCGGCCTGAGCGCCGACGACGCCGGCATCCTGGCCGATAACCTCATTGCCGCCGACATGCGCGGCGTCCGGACCCATGGCCACGTGATGCTGCCGAAGTACTGCAAGGAGATCCGGCGCGGATCGACCAACGTGACCGCGCAGCCACGAATCGTCAGCGAGACGCCTGCGACGGTTCACGTGGACGGTGATCGCGCCCCAGGTGCGGTTGCGGGCCACTTCACCATGCAGGCAGTCATTCGGAAAGCCGGCGCCAGTGGGGCGGCCACCGGGTTCACCAGGGGGAGCAACCACTTCGGCGCGGCGGCCCACTTCGCCATGATGGCGCTGCCGCACCGGATGATCGGGTTTGCCGCCACCAACGCCGGGCCCACGATGTTCCCCTTTGGCGGGCGGAAGCGAATGGTCGGCAACAACCCCATCGCCTTCGCCATTCCCGCGGCTCGGGAGCGCCCCATCGTGCTGGACATGGCCATGTCCGTCTCGGCCAACTCGCGCGTGGCGATTGCCGAACGCTTGGGGCAGACGGTGCCCGAGGGCTGGATCTTGGACCGCCACGGCCAGCCGAGCCGGGATCCCGCCGATCTCGCCGAAGGCTCCGGCGTCTCCATCGGCGGGCCCAAAGGCATCGGTCTGGCGCAAGTGGTCGACCTTTTGGCCGGCGTGCTCGCCGGCGCCAGCTTTGGTCCCAAGGTGGGGCGTCCGCAGCCCGATGGGAGCCAGGGCGACACCGGCCACTGGTTTCACGCCATCGACGTCGCGGCCTTCATGCCGCCCGATGCGTTCACCGCCCTCGTCGATCAGCAGATCGCGCTGTTCCACGACTGTGCTCGCGTGGAAGGTACGTCGCGCATCTACGTGCCCGGCGAGATCGAGTGGGAGCGCTTCGACGAGTCGCGCGAACTGGGTGTGCCGCTGCTGCCATTTGTCGTCGACGACCTCAACGCGGAAGCCGGGCAAACCGGTTCGTCCGAGCGGCTCTAG